A stretch of Janibacter endophyticus DNA encodes these proteins:
- a CDS encoding DUF3618 domain-containing protein: MSNGTPSQSALENDISALRDRLAQTIDELTVRAAPQNVVNRQKEQAKASFYSATHTDTGEVRTDRAAIAAAVVIGLVALKVISKRRSRRW; encoded by the coding sequence ATGAGCAACGGCACCCCCAGCCAGTCGGCGCTGGAGAACGACATCTCGGCACTGCGCGACCGGCTCGCGCAGACGATCGACGAGCTGACGGTCCGCGCGGCCCCGCAGAACGTCGTGAACCGGCAGAAGGAGCAGGCCAAGGCCTCCTTCTACTCGGCGACCCACACCGACACCGGCGAGGTCCGCACGGACCGGGCGGCGATCGCCGCCGCGGTCGTCATCGGCCTCGTCGCCCTCAAGGTGATCTCGAAGCGGCGCTCCCGCCGCTGGTGA
- the rdgB gene encoding RdgB/HAM1 family non-canonical purine NTP pyrophosphatase, with amino-acid sequence MGGHRLVLATHNAHKVHELQQLLADADLDVEVLSMEAFPEIGEVPETEVTFVGNATLKAEAVAAATGLPALADDSGLTVDVLGGMPGIFSARWSGQHAGESLPRAEKDRRNLQLLLDQLSDVSDEHRSAAFRCAAVLAVPGGQARAVEGSVTGVIVREPKGHNGFGYDPVFRPDGDERTLAQYSDAEKNAISHRGNAMRAMIPVLREALAQA; translated from the coding sequence ATGGGCGGTCACCGCCTTGTGCTCGCGACGCACAACGCGCACAAGGTTCACGAGCTGCAGCAGCTGCTCGCCGACGCCGATCTTGACGTCGAGGTGCTCTCGATGGAGGCCTTCCCGGAGATCGGTGAGGTGCCCGAGACCGAAGTGACCTTCGTCGGCAACGCGACGCTCAAGGCGGAGGCGGTCGCGGCGGCGACCGGGCTCCCGGCGCTCGCCGACGACTCGGGGCTGACCGTTGACGTCCTCGGCGGGATGCCCGGGATCTTCTCGGCCCGCTGGTCGGGTCAGCACGCTGGGGAGTCGCTGCCCCGTGCGGAGAAGGACCGCCGCAACCTCCAGCTGCTCCTCGACCAGCTGAGCGACGTGAGCGACGAGCACCGCTCGGCGGCCTTCCGCTGCGCGGCCGTTCTCGCCGTCCCGGGCGGGCAGGCCCGCGCCGTCGAGGGCAGCGTCACCGGTGTGATCGTGCGAGAGCCGAAGGGGCACAACGGGTTCGGCTACGACCCGGTCTTCCGCCCCGACGGTGACGAGCGCACCCTGGCGCAGTACTCAGACGCGGAGAAGAACGCGATCAGCCACCGGGGCAACGCGATGCGGGCCATGATCCCGGTCCTGCGCGAGGCGCTGGCACAGGCCTGA
- a CDS encoding OsmC family protein: MTTHRYATALDWSGSTGAGYEAYDRTHALEVSGVELCASADVAFRGDASLPNPEELLLAAASSCQLLSFLAVAATARIDVVDYRDDARAVMDEADPPLRVGRIVLRPTVTVRGEVSEERVRHLLEVAHRECFIARSLTSEVTIEPTVVRSVR, from the coding sequence GTGACGACGCACCGCTATGCCACCGCTCTCGACTGGTCCGGCTCGACCGGCGCGGGCTACGAGGCCTACGACCGCACGCATGCACTCGAGGTGAGCGGCGTGGAGCTCTGTGCCAGCGCGGACGTCGCTTTTCGCGGTGACGCCTCGCTGCCCAACCCGGAGGAGCTCCTCCTCGCAGCAGCAAGCTCGTGCCAGCTGCTGTCCTTCCTCGCCGTCGCCGCCACGGCCCGGATCGACGTCGTCGACTACCGCGACGACGCCCGGGCCGTCATGGACGAGGCGGACCCGCCCCTTCGCGTCGGCCGGATCGTGCTGCGGCCCACGGTCACGGTGCGGGGAGAGGTGAGCGAGGAGCGGGTCCGCCACCTCCTCGAGGTGGCGCACCGGGAGTGCTTCATCGCCCGCTCGCTGACGAGCGAGGTCACGATCGAGCCGACCGTCGTGCGTTCGGTACGTTGA
- a CDS encoding copper resistance CopC family protein, producing MTTVSLAPRPTALRALLVALAAAVLAIAGVLPASAHASLVRSSPTSGSTLTAVPPEVALTFNEEINPQFASVTVKSGDTTASTGDLEVDGATIYQPLDPEMPAGTYTVAYRVTSADGHPVSGTFDFTYDAPGGGEGDGEGTVAPSPTTSGGTGTESPSPTSTTPSETTPTEPATETSSEATTSTTSPESSTTTSSPTTTDGDSTAGSTDEGLPWWVWLLGALAVLGLVGGLVLALARRGDEDVDLESYHRPEDVDGDLR from the coding sequence GTGACCACCGTGAGCCTGGCCCCCCGTCCGACTGCGCTGCGCGCGCTCCTCGTCGCCCTCGCGGCGGCGGTGCTCGCGATCGCGGGCGTCCTGCCCGCCTCCGCGCACGCGTCGCTCGTCCGCTCCAGCCCCACCTCGGGCTCGACGCTGACGGCCGTGCCGCCGGAGGTCGCGCTGACCTTCAACGAGGAGATCAACCCGCAGTTCGCCTCGGTCACGGTGAAGTCCGGGGACACGACGGCGAGCACGGGCGACCTCGAGGTCGACGGGGCGACGATCTACCAGCCGCTGGACCCCGAGATGCCGGCCGGCACGTACACCGTCGCCTACCGCGTGACGAGCGCCGACGGCCACCCGGTCTCCGGGACCTTCGACTTCACCTACGACGCCCCCGGCGGTGGCGAGGGTGACGGCGAGGGCACCGTCGCGCCGAGCCCGACGACCTCCGGGGGCACCGGGACCGAGAGCCCGAGCCCCACCTCCACCACGCCGTCCGAGACCACTCCCACGGAGCCGGCGACCGAGACCTCGTCGGAGGCCACCACCTCGACGACGAGCCCCGAGAGCTCGACGACGACCTCGAGCCCGACGACCACCGACGGCGACAGCACCGCGGGCAGCACCGACGAGGGCCTTCCCTGGTGGGTGTGGCTGCTCGGCGCCCTCGCCGTCCTGGGGCTCGTCGGCGGCCTCGTCCTGGCCCTCGCGCGCCGGGGCGACGAGGACGTCGACCTCGAGTCCTACCACCGTCCCGAGGACGTCGACGGCGACCTCCGCTGA
- the rph gene encoding ribonuclease PH — protein sequence MTDSTPRHDGRAPEDLREVRITRNWLDHAEGSVLVEFGKTRVLVAASFTEGVPRWLKGRGTGWVTAEYEMLPRSTNTRSDRESRKGKVGGRTHEISRLIGRSLRAIIDTKALGENTIVLDCDVLQADGGTRTAAITGAYVALADAIADARQRGLIAAGAEPLTGSIAAVSVGVVGGRPVCDLDYPEDSTAETDMNVVMTGDGAFVEVQGTAEGTPFDRAELDALLDLATTGCAALTAKQQEALATTPRERAL from the coding sequence ATGACCGACAGCACCCCCCGCCACGACGGCCGCGCTCCCGAGGACCTCCGCGAGGTGCGCATCACGCGCAACTGGCTCGACCACGCCGAGGGCAGCGTGCTCGTCGAGTTCGGCAAGACCCGTGTGCTCGTCGCCGCCTCCTTCACCGAAGGGGTGCCGCGCTGGCTCAAGGGCCGCGGCACCGGATGGGTCACTGCCGAGTACGAGATGCTGCCGCGCTCGACGAACACGCGCAGCGACCGGGAGTCCCGCAAGGGCAAGGTCGGTGGCCGGACGCACGAGATCAGCCGGCTCATCGGGCGCTCGCTGCGGGCGATCATCGACACCAAGGCGCTTGGCGAGAACACGATCGTCCTCGACTGCGACGTCCTCCAGGCCGACGGGGGCACGCGCACGGCGGCCATCACCGGCGCCTACGTCGCGCTCGCCGACGCGATCGCCGACGCCAGGCAGCGCGGGCTCATCGCCGCCGGCGCCGAGCCGCTCACCGGCTCCATCGCCGCGGTCTCGGTCGGCGTCGTCGGCGGACGTCCGGTCTGCGACCTCGACTACCCCGAGGACTCGACCGCCGAGACCGACATGAACGTCGTGATGACCGGCGACGGCGCCTTCGTCGAGGTGCAGGGGACGGCCGAGGGCACCCCCTTCGACCGGGCCGAGCTCGACGCCCTCCTCGACCTCGCGACGACGGGCTGCGCCGCCCTCACGGCCAAGCAGCAGGAGGCGCTCGCCACCACCCCACGCGAGCGCGCGCTCTGA
- the orn gene encoding oligoribonuclease, which yields MTSATPDRAQTDRIVWIDCEMTGLSLERDALIEVAALVTDYELNVLGDGVDVIIRPSDEALEQMGDFVREMHTTSGLLEELAGGTTLTDAEAQVLAYVREHVPEAGKAALGGNTVATDRGFLARDMAELDAHLHYRMIDVSSIKELSRRWYPRAYFAAPEKHGGHRALADITESIAELRYYREAVFLPPPGHDTPTLREIAARHAG from the coding sequence GTGACCTCTGCGACTCCCGACCGCGCCCAGACCGACCGCATCGTCTGGATCGACTGCGAGATGACCGGCCTCTCCCTCGAGCGCGACGCGCTCATCGAGGTGGCCGCCCTCGTCACGGACTACGAGCTCAACGTCCTCGGCGACGGCGTCGACGTCATCATCCGGCCCTCCGACGAGGCGCTCGAGCAGATGGGCGACTTCGTCCGCGAGATGCACACGACGAGCGGACTGCTCGAGGAGCTCGCCGGCGGCACGACCCTCACGGACGCTGAGGCCCAGGTCCTCGCCTACGTCCGCGAGCACGTGCCCGAGGCCGGCAAGGCCGCGCTCGGCGGCAACACCGTGGCGACCGACCGCGGCTTCCTCGCCCGCGACATGGCCGAGCTCGACGCCCACCTCCACTACCGGATGATCGACGTCTCCTCGATCAAGGAGCTCTCGCGGCGCTGGTACCCCCGCGCCTACTTCGCCGCGCCGGAGAAGCACGGCGGTCACCGGGCCCTCGCCGACATCACCGAGTCGATCGCCGAGCTGCGCTACTACCGCGAGGCCGTCTTCCTCCCCCCGCCCGGCCACGACACCCCGACGCTGCGCGAGATCGCCGCCCGCCACGCCGGCTGA
- the bcp gene encoding thioredoxin-dependent thiol peroxidase yields the protein MTDRLEPGDAAPDFTLDDDLGGQVTLSDLRGRKVIVYFYPAAMTPGCTTQACDFSERLDVLEHQGYTVLGISPDKPEKLATFRERDGLTITLLSDPDKEVMTRYGAFGEKKLYGKVVQGVIRSTFVVDEGGTVEHAMYNVKATGHVAKIQRDLGLQTD from the coding sequence ATGACGGATCGGCTCGAGCCGGGCGACGCAGCGCCGGACTTCACCCTAGACGACGACCTGGGTGGCCAGGTCACGCTCTCCGACCTGCGCGGCCGCAAGGTCATCGTGTACTTCTACCCGGCGGCCATGACACCTGGCTGCACCACGCAGGCGTGCGACTTCTCCGAGCGGCTCGACGTCCTCGAGCACCAGGGCTACACCGTGCTCGGGATCTCCCCGGACAAGCCGGAGAAGCTCGCGACGTTCCGCGAGCGGGACGGGCTGACGATCACCCTTCTCTCCGACCCGGACAAGGAGGTCATGACGCGCTACGGCGCCTTCGGCGAGAAGAAGCTCTACGGCAAGGTCGTCCAGGGCGTCATCCGCTCGACCTTCGTCGTCGACGAGGGAGGCACGGTCGAGCACGCCATGTACAACGTCAAGGCCACCGGCCACGTGGCGAAGATCCAGCGGGACCTCGGGCTCCAGACGGACTGA